One stretch of Pseudomonas sp. NC02 DNA includes these proteins:
- the mapR gene encoding GntR family transcriptional regulator MpaR (MapR regulates genes involved in Pseudomonas quinolone signal (PQS) production and anthranilate metabolism), producing the protein MKRYEKFADDIAELIRSGVLGPGQRVPSVRYASQTYGVSPSTVFQAYYLLERRGLIRARPRSGYFVNTHAPSPFSEPVVSAHVHESTEVDVSELVFSVLDSIKDPQTVPFGSAFPSPTLFPLQRLARSLASASREMDPRMVVTDMSPGNPQLRRQIALRYMVGGLMLPMEELLITNGALEALNLCLQAVTEPGDLVAIEAPAFYASLQILERLKLKAVEIPVHPRDGIDLKVLAQSLERYPIKACWCMTSFQNPMGATMPEARKQELVELLRSHQVPLIEDDVYAELYYGQQAPKPAKAFDTEGLVMHCGSFAKSLAPGYRIGWVAAGRYAQKIERLKLMTSLCASMPAQAAIADYLQHGGYDRHLRKLRYALEEQQSAMLAAIARYFPAQTRVSQPAGGYFLWLELPEQTDSLKLFQMALAQGISIAPGPIFSPTQRFRNCIRLNYGSPWDESCEKAMETLGKIVRSF; encoded by the coding sequence ATGAAACGCTACGAAAAATTCGCCGACGACATCGCAGAACTGATCCGCTCCGGCGTGCTCGGGCCCGGCCAGCGCGTGCCTTCGGTGCGTTATGCCAGCCAGACCTACGGTGTCAGCCCGTCCACGGTGTTCCAGGCCTACTACCTGCTGGAGCGACGCGGGCTGATCCGCGCCCGGCCGCGCTCCGGGTACTTCGTCAACACCCATGCGCCCAGCCCGTTTTCCGAGCCGGTGGTGAGTGCCCATGTGCACGAGTCCACCGAGGTGGACGTCAGCGAATTGGTGTTCTCGGTGCTCGATTCCATCAAGGACCCGCAAACCGTGCCCTTCGGCTCGGCCTTCCCCAGCCCGACGCTGTTCCCGCTGCAACGCCTGGCCCGTTCCCTGGCCAGCGCCAGCCGGGAAATGGACCCGCGCATGGTGGTCACCGACATGTCGCCGGGCAACCCGCAACTGCGCCGGCAAATTGCCTTGCGCTACATGGTGGGCGGGCTGATGCTGCCCATGGAAGAACTGTTGATCACCAACGGCGCCCTTGAAGCACTGAACCTGTGCCTGCAAGCCGTGACCGAGCCGGGCGACCTGGTGGCCATCGAAGCACCGGCGTTCTACGCCAGCCTGCAAATCCTCGAGCGCCTGAAACTCAAGGCGGTGGAAATCCCCGTACACCCGCGCGATGGCATCGACCTCAAGGTGCTGGCGCAAAGCCTGGAGCGCTACCCGATCAAGGCCTGCTGGTGCATGACCAGTTTCCAGAACCCGATGGGCGCAACCATGCCCGAGGCCCGGAAACAGGAACTGGTGGAGTTACTGCGCAGCCACCAGGTGCCGCTGATCGAAGACGACGTGTACGCCGAGTTGTACTACGGTCAACAGGCGCCCAAACCGGCGAAGGCGTTCGACACAGAAGGCCTGGTGATGCATTGCGGCTCGTTCGCCAAGAGCCTGGCTCCGGGCTACCGCATCGGCTGGGTCGCCGCCGGACGTTATGCGCAGAAGATCGAGCGGCTGAAATTGATGACGTCGCTGTGTGCCTCGATGCCCGCCCAGGCGGCGATTGCCGATTACCTGCAACACGGCGGGTACGACCGGCACCTGCGTAAATTGCGTTACGCGCTGGAAGAACAGCAAAGCGCCATGCTCGCCGCCATCGCGCGCTATTTCCCGGCGCAGACACGGGTCAGCCAGCCTGCCGGCGGCTACTTCCTGTGGCTGGAATTGCCGGAACAAACCGACTCGTTGAAGTTGTTCCAGATGGCGCTGGCCCAGGGCATCAGCATCGCACCGGGACCGATCTTCTCGCCGACACAGCGCTTCAGGAACTGCATTCGCTTGAACTACGGCAGCCCGTGGGATGAGTCGTGTGAGAAGGCGATGGAGACGCTGGGGAAGATTGTGCGGTCGTTTTAA
- a CDS encoding SDR family oxidoreductase yields the protein MDKVVVITGGSRGIGAATALLAAAQGYRICINYQADEDAAHRVLEQVRALGAQAIAVRADVSIEDEVIGLFHRVDTELGRVTALVNNAGTVGHKSRVDEMSEFRILKTLRTNVLGPILCAKHALLRMSPKHGGQGGSIVNVSSAAARLGSPGEYVDYAASKGALDTFTLGLSKEVAGEGIRVNGVRPGFIFTDFHALSGDPDRVSKLEPGIPMARGGRAEEVAEGIIWLLSDKASYATGTFLDLAGGR from the coding sequence ATGGACAAAGTCGTCGTCATCACCGGTGGCAGTCGTGGGATCGGCGCCGCCACGGCGCTGCTGGCCGCCGCCCAGGGCTATCGCATCTGTATCAATTACCAGGCCGATGAAGACGCCGCCCACCGCGTACTTGAGCAAGTGCGTGCCCTCGGCGCCCAAGCGATTGCCGTGCGGGCTGATGTCAGCATCGAAGACGAAGTGATTGGCCTGTTCCACCGGGTCGATACCGAACTGGGCCGGGTGACGGCACTGGTCAACAACGCAGGTACCGTCGGGCACAAGTCGCGGGTCGATGAGATGTCCGAGTTCCGCATTCTGAAGACCCTCAGGACCAATGTGTTGGGGCCGATCCTGTGTGCCAAGCATGCGCTGCTGCGCATGTCGCCCAAGCATGGCGGGCAGGGCGGCAGCATCGTCAACGTTTCATCGGCCGCCGCGCGGTTGGGCTCGCCGGGGGAGTATGTGGATTACGCCGCGTCCAAGGGCGCGCTGGATACCTTCACTCTCGGGCTCTCCAAGGAAGTGGCGGGCGAGGGGATCCGGGTCAATGGCGTGCGTCCCGGGTTTATTTTCACCGACTTCCACGCCCTGAGCGGCGACCCGGATCGGGTCAGCAAGCTTGAACCGGGCATCCCCATGGCCCGTGGCGGGCGTGCAGAGGAAGTCGCGGAAGGGATTATCTGGCTGCTCTCGGACAAGGCGTCCTATGCGACGGGAACCTTTCTTGACCTGGCGGGCGGTCGGTAG